From the Pseudomonas syringae KCTC 12500 genome, the window CCACCTCGACCCGCGCCATCAACTGGAATTGCTCGGGCTGGTCAAACAGCTCGGCATGGCCACGCTGGCCAGTATTCATGACCTGAACCTGGCGGCGGCATTCTGTGATCGCCTGTGTGTCATTCATCACGGCCGGCTCATTGCGCAAGGCACGCCCCGGGAGGTGCTGACCCCGGAAATGCTGTTCAACGTGTTCGGCGCCAAGGCGCTGGTCGACAGCCACCCTCTGCGTGACTACCCACGCATCACCTGGATACCCTGACATGAACTGCCTGTCCGCCCGCTTGGCTTTTGCCGCGTTGCTATGCAGCCCGATGGCGCATGCCGCCTACCCCGTCACGGTGCAAAGCTGCGACCGCTCGGTGACGTTCACGGCTGCGCCGCAGCGTGCCGTCAGCAACGATGTGAACCTCACCAAAATGATGGTTGCCCTGGGTTTGCAATCGCACATGGTCGGCTACAGCGGCATCACCGGCTGGAACAAGCCCGACCAGGCGCTGTTGCGCGAGCTGGGCAAGCTGCCCGAGCTGTCCAGTAAATATCCATCTCTGGAAACGCTGCTCAATGCCAACGCCGACTTCTATTTTGCCGGCTGGAACTATGGCATGCGCGTGGGTGGCGATGTCACGCCGCAAAGTCTCGCCCCGCTGGGCATTCAGGCCTACGAACTGACCGAATCCTGCGCCCAGATAATGCCCCGCACCGAAGCGACGCTGGAGGATGTCTACAACGACCTGCTCAATCTGGGCCGGATATTCGATGTGCAGACCCGGGCCAAAACGCTGGTTGCACAGATGCGCAGCAGCGTGAGCGACGTCGAAAAACGCGTGGCAGGCAAATCGCCGCCCAGGGTATTCCTGTATGACAGCGGCGAAGACCGGCCGATGACCGCCGGGCGCCTGGCCATTCCCCAGGCGCTGATCAGCGCTGCGGGCGGCCGCAATGTCATGGGCGACGTCGCGGCCAGCTGGACCCACGTCAACTGGGAGTCGGTCGTGCAAAGCAATCCCGAGGTGATCGTGATCGTTGACTACGGCGAAGTCAGCGCTGCGCAGAAACAGCACTTTCTTGAAAACAATCCGGCACTGCAATCCGTGGACGCGATCCGCAATCGGCGTTATGTCGTGCTGCCCTATGTGGCGGTGACGCCAGGCATCGACAATGTCACGGCCATCGAAACGCTTGCAGCGGCATTTCATGACGTGAAGCGATGACGCTGGCGCAGTGGCTGACCGAACGGCCGCGTCGTTACCTGGGCCTGTTGATCGCTCTGACGCTTTTGCTGCTGACGTCGTGCCTGGTGTGCATCACCTTCGGCGCGGCCCCCGTGCCCTTGAGCCGGGTGATGGGTATCCTGATGTTCAAAGTCTTAGGCACTGCCGAACACTCACCGCTCTGGACAGCGGGTCAGGAAACCATCGTCTGGCTGATACGCACGCCCCGCGTACTGCTGGGCGCGCTGGCAGGCGCAGGGCTGGCACTGATTGGCTGTGTTCTGCAAGCCGCGACCCGTAATCCGCTGGCCGACCCGCATTTGCTGGGAGCGACCTCGGGGGCGACGCTTGGCGCAGTGATCGTGGTCATGCATGTGGGCGAAGTGTTTGGCATGCTGACATTGCCACTGGCCGCCTTTGTAGGCTCGCTGGTCAGCCTGTGCCTGGTGTTGTGGCTGGCCAGTCACCAAGGCCGCCTGGACAGCCAGCGCCTGCTGCTCGGCGGCGTGGCCGTGTCCTTCGTGATGATGGCAATTGCCAACCTGTCGTTGTTTCTGGGCGACCACCGCGCCAGTTCCTCTGTGCTGTTCTGGATGCTCGGCGGGCTGGGTCTGGCCCGCTGGGAATTGCTTGCGGTGCCGTTTATCACGGTGCTGTGCGGTTGGGTCCTGCTGCAAGGGCTGGGTCGTTCACTGAACGCGCTGATGGGCGGCGATCAAACCGCCGTGAGCCTTGGCCTGCAAGTGCGCAACGTGCGCCTGCTGGTTTTTCTGATCGCCTCACTGATGACCGGCGTACTGGTCGCCCTGTGCGGCTCCATCGGTTTTGTCGGCCTGATGGTGCCGCACATGGCCAGACGTCTGGTGGGCTCGGAGCATCGACGATTGTTGCCTGTCGCCACCCTTCTGGGCGCATTGTTGATGGTCTGGGTCGACGTCATCTCCCGCACGCTGATCGCCCCCGAAGACCTGCCGATAGGCATTACGACCGCCTTGTTAGGAGGGCTGTTTTTCATTTTCATGATGAAGCGCGGTCAGTAATCGGCAACGTGTTTGCTGCAGGCAAACAGGACTGACCGCGACCCTTCTGGCTACATGACAAACTTGTGTCATCGTTTCTTAACACCTTTATGACATTTATTTTGCGCTGGTTATTTAAGGCTGCCGACGCACCTGAATACAAACCGGCTCATCCATTCATGCATGAAGCAGAAGGAGCGACACTTGAGAGTGACAGTGTTCGGAACCGGTTATGTGGGACTTACTCTTGCTGCTTGTCTGGCTGAAGTAGGCCATACCGTGTGTTGCATGGACGTCGACAGCAAGCGCATCGACGCGCTGCGCGAAGGCATATGTCCGATATTCGAACCTGGTCTTGGCGAACTCCTGCGCAATGGCCTGGACTGCAAGAGACTGAGTTTCACGACCGATGAAGTACACGCCAGTCGCTTTGCAGAGTTGCTATTCATCGCAGTCGGTACGCCAGCGCAAGCCGATGGCAAGGCGGACCTGAGCCAGGTGCTTGCCGTACTGCACTCGGTGATCAGACACGCCGAGAGCGCCCCGATCATTGTCAACAAGTCGACCTCGCCAGTGGGCACCGTTGACCGTCTGCTCGCTGAGATCGCTGCCAGTACGCGACGCGATGACGGCTTTGAAGTGATCAGCAACCCCGAGTTTTTCAAGGAAGGCTGCGCGGTCAGTGACTGCCTGCGTCCGGATCGCATTATCGTCGGCGGGGCCAGCCCGCGAGCGCTGGAGCAGATGCGCGAGTTGTATCAGCCCTTCAGTCGCAACCGCGAGAAGTTTGTGGTCATGGATGCGCGCAGCGCAGAGCTGTCCAAATATGCTGCCAACTGCCTGCTGGCGACCAAGATTTCGTTCATCAACGAGATCGCCAACCTGGCTGAACAGGTGGGTGCCGACATAGAACAGGTGCGGCTAGGCATCGGCTCCGACCCGCGCATTGGCTATGACTTCATTTACCCGGGCTGCG encodes:
- a CDS encoding ABC transporter substrate-binding protein encodes the protein MNCLSARLAFAALLCSPMAHAAYPVTVQSCDRSVTFTAAPQRAVSNDVNLTKMMVALGLQSHMVGYSGITGWNKPDQALLRELGKLPELSSKYPSLETLLNANADFYFAGWNYGMRVGGDVTPQSLAPLGIQAYELTESCAQIMPRTEATLEDVYNDLLNLGRIFDVQTRAKTLVAQMRSSVSDVEKRVAGKSPPRVFLYDSGEDRPMTAGRLAIPQALISAAGGRNVMGDVAASWTHVNWESVVQSNPEVIVIVDYGEVSAAQKQHFLENNPALQSVDAIRNRRYVVLPYVAVTPGIDNVTAIETLAAAFHDVKR
- a CDS encoding FecCD family ABC transporter permease, with amino-acid sequence MTLAQWLTERPRRYLGLLIALTLLLLTSCLVCITFGAAPVPLSRVMGILMFKVLGTAEHSPLWTAGQETIVWLIRTPRVLLGALAGAGLALIGCVLQAATRNPLADPHLLGATSGATLGAVIVVMHVGEVFGMLTLPLAAFVGSLVSLCLVLWLASHQGRLDSQRLLLGGVAVSFVMMAIANLSLFLGDHRASSSVLFWMLGGLGLARWELLAVPFITVLCGWVLLQGLGRSLNALMGGDQTAVSLGLQVRNVRLLVFLIASLMTGVLVALCGSIGFVGLMVPHMARRLVGSEHRRLLPVATLLGALLMVWVDVISRTLIAPEDLPIGITTALLGGLFFIFMMKRGQ
- a CDS encoding UDP-glucose dehydrogenase family protein; protein product: MRVTVFGTGYVGLTLAACLAEVGHTVCCMDVDSKRIDALREGICPIFEPGLGELLRNGLDCKRLSFTTDEVHASRFAELLFIAVGTPAQADGKADLSQVLAVLHSVIRHAESAPIIVNKSTSPVGTVDRLLAEIAASTRRDDGFEVISNPEFFKEGCAVSDCLRPDRIIVGGASPRALEQMRELYQPFSRNREKFVVMDARSAELSKYAANCLLATKISFINEIANLAEQVGADIEQVRLGIGSDPRIGYDFIYPGCGFGGSCFPKDLQALIGTASEHGVETALLNAVEQVNRRQKHRLFENIHTHYRGDLSGKVFAVWGLAFKPNTDDIREASSHTLLKALWAAGARVQAHDPQALEAVRHHYGKRNDLQLVQCKQDALEGADALVVVTEWQDYRVLDLNQLGEKLGDRVVFDGRNLFDPSQLREAGFTYYGIGRGRATPA